A part of Melittangium boletus DSM 14713 genomic DNA contains:
- a CDS encoding sugar O-acetyltransferase — protein MSERRVPTFQGMARTEREKMLAGELYVAADPELVAGRARARKLLRAYNQSTEDELKQREGLLSQLLGSVDAGVWIEPPFFCDYGEHIRLGARVYMNFQCVILDCNPVTLGDDVFLGPGVHIYAATHPLDPDERIKGPELGRPVTIGAKVWIGGGSIICPGVTIGEGATIGAGSVVVRDIPPYVFAAGNPCRVIRTLR, from the coding sequence ATGAGCGAGCGGCGAGTGCCCACCTTTCAGGGCATGGCACGGACCGAGCGGGAAAAGATGCTCGCTGGCGAGCTGTACGTCGCAGCGGACCCGGAGTTGGTGGCGGGGCGAGCCCGTGCGCGCAAGCTGCTGCGCGCCTACAACCAGTCCACCGAGGACGAGCTGAAGCAGCGCGAGGGCTTACTCTCTCAGCTCCTGGGCTCCGTGGACGCGGGAGTGTGGATCGAACCGCCGTTCTTCTGTGACTACGGCGAGCACATTCGGCTGGGCGCGCGCGTGTACATGAACTTTCAGTGCGTCATCCTCGACTGCAATCCGGTGACGCTGGGAGATGACGTGTTCCTGGGGCCTGGCGTGCACATCTACGCGGCCACGCACCCGCTGGATCCGGACGAGCGCATCAAGGGCCCCGAACTGGGGCGGCCCGTCACCATCGGCGCCAAGGTATGGATTGGCGGTGGGTCCATCATCTGCCCGGGCGTCACCATCGGTGAGGGGGCCACCATTGGTGCCGGGAGTGTGGTGGTGCGGGACATTCCCCCGTACGTCTTCGCCGCGGGCAACCCCTGCCGTGTTATCCGGACCCTGCGCTGA